Proteins from one Polynucleobacter wuianus genomic window:
- a CDS encoding ABC transporter substrate-binding protein, giving the protein MKTIDPAMISSFAPTGTLRVGINLGNPVLANEDSITHQPQGVTIDIANEIGKRIGLPIKLIPFKSAGNTVDAVKTGEIDLVFVAIDPVRGADISYTPAYIQIEGAYMVKANSPIQNNEQVDVASNEIVVGKGSAYDLYLTREIKHATLLRAASSQAVIDDFMSGKGNVAAGVKQQLESDAKRYDGLRMLPGRFMVINQAIGIPKARPQYEKTNAYLSEVITQLKQSGFVAQAMQRHKIEGAKVAE; this is encoded by the coding sequence ATGAAAACTATTGACCCTGCAATGATTTCCTCTTTTGCTCCAACAGGCACTCTTCGTGTTGGCATTAATTTAGGCAACCCCGTCTTAGCAAATGAAGATTCCATCACCCATCAACCTCAGGGTGTAACAATTGATATTGCTAACGAGATCGGCAAACGAATTGGTCTGCCTATCAAACTTATTCCCTTTAAAAGTGCGGGCAATACTGTTGATGCTGTTAAGACAGGTGAAATTGATCTGGTTTTTGTGGCGATCGATCCAGTCAGAGGTGCTGATATCAGCTATACCCCAGCGTATATCCAGATTGAAGGTGCTTATATGGTTAAAGCGAACTCCCCCATTCAAAATAATGAGCAGGTTGATGTGGCTAGTAACGAAATCGTCGTTGGCAAAGGTAGCGCCTATGATCTCTACCTTACACGAGAAATCAAACATGCCACCCTATTGAGAGCGGCAAGTTCTCAAGCGGTAATAGATGATTTCATGTCAGGCAAAGGCAATGTAGCCGCTGGCGTGAAGCAACAGTTAGAGAGTGATGCCAAACGGTATGATGGTTTGCGGATGTTGCCAGGGCGCTTTATGGTAATCAATCAAGCGATTGGCATTCCGAAAGCAAGACCTCAATATGAAAAAACAAATGCCTACTTAAGTGAGGTGATTACCCAATTAAAGCAATCTGGTTTTGTAGCCCAAGCGATGCAACGCCACAAGATTGAGGGTGCCAAAGTCGCTGAGTAA
- a CDS encoding fumarylacetoacetate hydrolase family protein: MDTNRRDALKLGASAALSGMMISNAMAAPDGQPPIVVEPLTGKAGLRVANYLPKMGATSRLGLVTNDGLVVDIPAEAARQKMQLSFDPTSMISLAASGNRGLVELAAIFKNRGSNLQNVNQVVLLSPIPKPQSNIYCVGWNYLDHFEEGLKHRADSAVKEYPKVPVLFTKGTQTMNGPFDNIPYDGSYSTMIDWEAELAVVIGKKGKNISEENAMDYVFGYSAYNDTTARDIQQKRHSGQWFKGKSLDGHGPMGPWVVTAGDVNLDDTRIICRVNGVEKQNASYKQMYFKIPVIISELSRSLTLLPGDIIATGTPSGVGAGRTPQEFMKPGDVMETQITGIGIIRNKIA, encoded by the coding sequence GTGGATACAAATCGTAGAGATGCACTCAAGTTAGGGGCTTCTGCTGCTCTAAGCGGCATGATGATTTCAAATGCAATGGCTGCACCAGATGGACAGCCTCCAATCGTGGTTGAGCCATTGACTGGCAAGGCAGGCTTACGAGTTGCTAACTATTTACCAAAGATGGGCGCTACTTCCCGTTTGGGTTTGGTAACGAACGATGGTTTAGTGGTCGACATTCCTGCTGAGGCTGCGCGCCAAAAGATGCAACTCTCATTTGATCCAACATCGATGATTTCTCTAGCTGCTTCTGGTAATCGTGGACTAGTGGAGTTGGCAGCGATTTTCAAAAACCGTGGTTCAAACTTGCAAAACGTGAACCAGGTTGTGTTGCTATCACCTATCCCAAAACCCCAAAGTAATATTTATTGCGTAGGCTGGAACTATCTTGATCACTTTGAAGAAGGTCTAAAGCACCGTGCTGATAGCGCTGTAAAAGAATACCCAAAAGTTCCTGTGCTCTTTACTAAAGGCACACAGACTATGAATGGCCCATTCGATAACATCCCTTATGACGGCAGCTACTCCACCATGATTGACTGGGAGGCTGAGTTAGCTGTTGTGATTGGCAAGAAGGGAAAAAATATCTCTGAAGAGAACGCTATGGACTACGTCTTTGGTTACTCTGCTTACAACGACACTACGGCGCGTGATATTCAGCAGAAGCGTCACTCTGGCCAATGGTTCAAGGGTAAGAGCTTAGATGGACATGGTCCTATGGGCCCATGGGTTGTCACTGCAGGTGACGTCAATCTGGATGACACTCGTATTATCTGCCGTGTGAATGGTGTTGAGAAACAAAATGCAAGTTATAAGCAAATGTATTTCAAGATCCCAGTGATTATTTCTGAGCTTTCTCGCAGCCTGACTTTATTGCCAGGCGACATCATTGCTACTGGCACGCCATCAGGTGTTGGTGCTGGTAGAACGCCTCAGGAATTTATGAAGCC
- a CDS encoding TIGR02450 family Trp-rich protein, translated as MNKLSPKKLLLTKWTAVQPIAKQKHFLVSKVILPEPPNEKIEFVEIEAVYSKKTTQIAWRDLTNSELWLQGWQ; from the coding sequence ATGAATAAACTCAGCCCTAAGAAACTTCTGCTCACTAAATGGACTGCGGTGCAGCCTATTGCCAAGCAGAAACATTTTTTAGTTAGCAAGGTGATTCTTCCTGAGCCACCAAATGAAAAGATAGAGTTTGTGGAGATTGAGGCCGTTTACAGCAAGAAGACCACCCAAATAGCCTGGCGTGATCTCACTAATAGTGAGCTTTGGTTGCAAGGCTGGCAATAA
- a CDS encoding BaiN/RdsA family NAD(P)/FAD-dependent oxidoreductase, whose translation MSKAWDAIVVGGGAAGLFCAGVAGQLGKKVLVLDHAPVLGEKIRISGGGRCNFTNVHSSPANFLSLNPHFVKSALARYPSKEFIKLVTAHGINYHEKHQGQLFCDDSAKQIIEMLFSECAKGKVTIRNPVSVQAIAHEGEHWLLHTSEGAEKTKTVVMATGGLPVPAIGATAYSLDIAKQFGLEVVEPRPALVPLSFTAETFGNLNELAGLSVPVRIASGSKGHRYGACRFNEDLLLTHKGLSGPAVLQASSYWVEGEPIHIDWLGAIERPGGFNCDELFNNEENHLKLTETILASVLPQRLAKAFAEQRNLMGRKWAEVSKKDRQALKELITNWSVKPAGTLGWKKAEVMLGGVDTKELDGQTMMSRKLPGLYFIGECVDVTGHLGGHNFQWAWASGYACAQAL comes from the coding sequence ATGAGCAAGGCTTGGGATGCCATTGTTGTTGGTGGCGGGGCGGCTGGTCTATTTTGTGCTGGGGTTGCTGGTCAACTCGGCAAAAAAGTCCTAGTCTTAGATCATGCCCCAGTTCTGGGTGAAAAAATTCGCATTAGCGGTGGTGGACGTTGCAATTTCACCAACGTACACAGTAGTCCTGCAAACTTTCTATCTCTCAATCCGCATTTCGTAAAGAGTGCCTTGGCAAGATACCCCTCAAAAGAGTTCATTAAGCTCGTAACGGCTCACGGTATTAATTACCATGAGAAGCATCAGGGGCAACTGTTTTGCGATGACTCTGCAAAGCAGATTATCGAGATGCTGTTTTCTGAGTGCGCTAAAGGTAAGGTAACGATTCGTAATCCTGTTTCTGTTCAAGCCATTGCACACGAAGGTGAGCATTGGCTTCTTCATACTAGCGAAGGAGCTGAGAAGACGAAGACGGTAGTGATGGCGACGGGTGGCTTACCCGTTCCTGCAATTGGTGCTACTGCTTATTCTTTAGATATTGCAAAGCAGTTTGGGCTTGAAGTGGTAGAGCCTCGCCCAGCCTTGGTACCACTCTCATTTACGGCGGAGACTTTCGGCAATCTTAATGAGCTCGCAGGCTTGAGTGTGCCAGTTCGCATTGCTTCGGGGTCTAAAGGGCATCGCTATGGTGCATGCCGCTTTAATGAGGATTTATTGCTTACCCATAAAGGATTGTCTGGACCAGCAGTGCTGCAAGCTAGTAGCTATTGGGTTGAGGGCGAGCCAATCCATATCGATTGGCTGGGTGCAATTGAGCGACCCGGGGGCTTTAATTGTGATGAATTATTTAATAATGAAGAGAACCATCTCAAGCTGACAGAAACTATTCTGGCTTCTGTATTGCCGCAACGTCTAGCAAAGGCGTTTGCAGAACAACGTAATCTCATGGGACGTAAGTGGGCGGAGGTATCTAAAAAAGATCGTCAAGCCCTTAAAGAGCTCATCACCAATTGGAGTGTTAAGCCTGCCGGCACTTTAGGTTGGAAAAAGGCAGAAGTGATGTTGGGCGGTGTAGATACCAAAGAGTTAGATGGTCAAACCATGATGTCACGCAAGCTTCCTGGTTTGTATTTCATTGGAGAGTGTGTCGATGTTACTGGGCATTTAGGTGGTCACAATTTCCAGTGGGCCTGGGCTAGCGGCTACGCTTGCGCTCAAGCCCTATAG
- a CDS encoding TerC family protein, with protein MIESTLQLISDPNAWIAFFTLSALEIVLGIDNIIFISVIANRLPAEIREQVRRFGLFFALITRILLLLSLSWVMGLTTPLFTLTEHAISGRDLILLLGGFFLIWKASKEIYVEVEVGEHGENSETENIGAVKKSMSTLFIGSVIQIGLLDIIFSLDSVITAVGMVDQISVMIAAVIASILIMLIAAKPIGDFVQSHPSIKVLALSFLTVVGVVLIAEGMGVHIPKGYVYVAMAFSLAVELLNIRAREKRKRKQKD; from the coding sequence ATGATCGAAAGTACCCTGCAATTAATTAGCGACCCCAACGCTTGGATTGCATTTTTTACACTCTCTGCGCTCGAAATTGTTCTTGGCATAGATAACATCATTTTCATTAGCGTCATCGCGAATCGATTACCCGCAGAAATTCGTGAACAAGTTCGTCGTTTTGGTCTATTTTTTGCTTTAATCACTCGTATCTTATTGCTACTGAGCCTGTCATGGGTCATGGGCTTGACAACCCCACTCTTTACTCTTACAGAGCACGCCATTAGTGGACGCGATCTCATCTTACTATTAGGTGGATTCTTTTTGATCTGGAAGGCCTCCAAGGAAATTTATGTTGAGGTCGAAGTTGGTGAACATGGTGAGAATAGCGAAACTGAGAACATCGGCGCAGTTAAAAAGTCTATGTCCACCTTATTTATTGGCTCAGTAATACAGATTGGCCTGCTCGATATCATCTTCTCGCTTGATAGCGTGATTACAGCGGTAGGCATGGTAGATCAAATTAGCGTCATGATTGCGGCTGTAATTGCTTCCATACTCATCATGCTCATCGCCGCCAAACCCATTGGGGACTTTGTTCAAAGCCACCCCTCGATCAAAGTACTCGCCCTATCCTTCTTAACCGTTGTTGGTGTGGTACTGATTGCAGAGGGCATGGGTGTGCACATCCCTAAGGGCTATGTCTATGTTGCAATGGCATTCTCACTTGCTGTTGAGTTACTCAATATTCGTGCGCGCGAGAAGAGAAAGCGCAAGCAAAAGGATTGA
- a CDS encoding LOG family protein, whose protein sequence is MSPKLPTNNAQTITEFLNLHKTQMAEDDSADSYKFAFDDEAFLSRRETIGIRFELELLKPEILLKEHGIEHTITVFGSTRFISRERAEVQVRDAKTSGESEAAKKALLHSQYYESAREFGSLVAQYNTTQKQAADKLHICTGGGPGIMEAANRGAFESGDKTIGFNISLPREQHPNPYISPGLSFRFHYFALRKMHFMLRARAIVAYPGGFGSFDELFEVLTLIQTKKVVCIPVILVGKTFWNEMVNFNQMVQFGVIDEADMKSIHFVETAQEAWKVIQEWYQLA, encoded by the coding sequence ATGAGTCCTAAGCTCCCAACAAATAATGCACAGACAATTACTGAGTTTTTAAATCTTCATAAAACTCAGATGGCTGAGGATGATTCAGCAGACTCTTATAAATTTGCATTTGATGATGAAGCATTTCTCTCTCGTCGAGAAACTATCGGGATTCGTTTTGAGCTGGAGCTATTAAAGCCTGAAATTCTTCTAAAAGAGCATGGTATCGAGCATACTATTACCGTGTTTGGTTCTACTCGCTTCATCAGTCGCGAGCGCGCAGAAGTTCAAGTAAGGGATGCGAAGACTTCAGGGGAGTCGGAAGCTGCTAAGAAGGCATTACTGCATAGTCAGTACTATGAGTCAGCTAGAGAGTTTGGATCCTTAGTGGCTCAGTACAATACAACGCAAAAGCAAGCGGCTGATAAATTACATATCTGTACTGGTGGTGGCCCTGGAATTATGGAAGCAGCTAACAGGGGAGCATTTGAGTCGGGCGATAAAACGATTGGTTTTAATATTAGCCTGCCAAGGGAGCAACACCCCAATCCTTATATTAGTCCAGGCTTGAGTTTTCGCTTTCATTACTTTGCCTTGCGCAAGATGCATTTCATGTTACGAGCAAGAGCGATCGTCGCTTACCCCGGTGGCTTTGGATCTTTTGATGAGCTGTTTGAGGTATTGACCTTAATACAAACTAAGAAGGTAGTGTGTATACCAGTCATCTTGGTTGGCAAGACTTTTTGGAATGAGATGGTCAACTTTAATCAGATGGTGCAATTTGGCGTGATCGATGAGGCTGATATGAAATCAATTCATTTTGTCGAGACTGCCCAGGAAGCCTGGAAAGTTATCCAAGAGTGGTATCAATTGGCTTAG
- a CDS encoding Bug family tripartite tricarboxylate transporter substrate binding protein, with protein MSKPILIIRILLLSITLGVSSGWAMASYPDKPIKIIIGFPAGGPLDAHIRLLSDKLQSVLGQPVIVDYKVGAGGAVGAQYVMQSPADGYTVLLANTGTMVINPAIYTKSPYDTLKDFQPIARTAQQPLALIVNKDVAANTLKEFVAYAKANPGKLNYGSAGNGGISHLVPEMLKSETGIFMVHIPFKGSAPAFTDLIAGHVQFMAESVPQAANYAKQGKVKALAVTSAKRNPALPNTPTVLETGVANLEVVGFYGILAPKGTPPEVTNKLSQAFKETLESPDIQKKMIDQGADPAYLNADQFSKYLAAEMPRWAKAVKQAGAKLD; from the coding sequence ATGTCTAAGCCCATACTGATTATCAGGATATTGTTGCTAAGTATTACGCTAGGAGTGTCTTCTGGCTGGGCAATGGCGTCTTACCCGGATAAACCTATCAAAATCATTATTGGTTTCCCGGCGGGTGGTCCGCTTGATGCCCACATTCGTCTGCTGAGCGATAAGTTGCAATCGGTATTGGGTCAGCCAGTGATTGTCGATTACAAAGTAGGCGCAGGTGGCGCAGTTGGTGCGCAGTATGTGATGCAATCTCCAGCTGATGGATATACGGTACTACTCGCTAATACTGGCACGATGGTCATTAATCCGGCGATTTATACAAAATCACCTTACGATACGCTCAAAGATTTTCAACCCATCGCCAGGACGGCGCAGCAACCACTTGCATTGATCGTGAATAAAGATGTTGCTGCCAATACCTTGAAAGAATTTGTAGCTTACGCAAAAGCGAATCCCGGAAAGCTCAACTATGGTTCTGCTGGGAATGGCGGCATTTCACATCTAGTTCCAGAAATGCTCAAAAGCGAAACTGGTATTTTTATGGTGCATATCCCTTTTAAAGGAAGTGCTCCAGCCTTTACTGACTTAATAGCGGGGCATGTGCAATTTATGGCGGAGTCTGTGCCTCAGGCTGCTAACTATGCTAAGCAAGGCAAAGTTAAAGCGCTGGCAGTAACCAGCGCCAAACGTAATCCTGCCTTGCCGAATACGCCTACTGTATTGGAGACGGGGGTCGCCAATTTAGAAGTGGTCGGATTTTATGGAATTCTTGCGCCCAAGGGAACTCCACCAGAGGTCACCAATAAACTGAGTCAAGCATTTAAAGAAACTTTAGAGTCGCCAGATATTCAGAAAAAAATGATTGACCAAGGTGCCGACCCTGCCTATCTCAATGCTGATCAATTTTCTAAATACCTTGCCGCTGAAATGCCACGCTGGGCTAAAGCAGTTAAGCAGGCTGGTGCGAAGCTCGACTAA
- a CDS encoding group II truncated hemoglobin → MTERQNIYEAIGGVDKIDELVDRFYDLMALEPHFAELRAMHPQDSASSREKLKFFLTGWMGGPDVYSPKYGHPMLRARHLPFKIGLQERNQWLACMYRAMEECGIEGNVAKQLEESFFNTADWMRNQAN, encoded by the coding sequence ATGACAGAAAGACAGAACATTTACGAGGCCATTGGGGGAGTCGATAAGATCGATGAATTGGTGGATCGCTTCTACGACCTCATGGCGCTAGAACCCCATTTTGCAGAACTGCGTGCGATGCACCCCCAAGATTCTGCAAGCTCTCGTGAAAAGCTGAAGTTCTTTCTTACGGGCTGGATGGGTGGGCCTGACGTTTATTCGCCTAAGTATGGACACCCTATGCTTAGGGCTCGTCACCTACCTTTTAAGATTGGTCTCCAGGAGCGTAACCAATGGTTAGCATGCATGTATCGTGCAATGGAGGAATGCGGCATCGAGGGTAATGTTGCTAAACAACTAGAAGAATCCTTCTTTAATACTGCAGACTGGATGAGGAATCAAGCTAACTGA
- a CDS encoding MBL fold metallo-hydrolase RNA specificity domain-containing protein: MKIQFLGAAGEVTGSRHSVVVHSAGRTRHFMVDYGMFQGGREATNKNLEPLPFAPKDLDFIVLTHAHIDHSGLLPRLCAQGFKGPIYCTKASYELLNILLPDSAHLQFADLERAERKAKQGKWHGEMPIALYSREEVEMTLTQFEPLEYGQVLELAPGITLEFRNAGHILGSAIAVMDIQEDGAQKKRCVFSGDIGMKGKVLMPDPDLISQADVVVVESTYGDRLHRSLSETEDELVEVITSTMKAQGNVIIPAFAVGRTQEIIFLLIDLVRKGRLPHLAIWVDSPMATAATHLTERYFAQLDVQTQSTFDWYKNNPSAVDLRFIADVEESKALNKIKGGAIIISASGMCDAGRIIHHLANNLPRSQNAIVITGFQAYGSLGRRLVDKVQKVRLFGEDVPVKASVHTIGGLSAHADQAGLLDWLRGFQSPPKTAFVVHGEPESASVFAECIREDLGWNNVIIPERMHTYDC, encoded by the coding sequence ATGAAGATTCAATTTCTTGGTGCTGCAGGTGAAGTGACCGGATCCCGACATTCGGTGGTGGTTCATTCGGCTGGAAGGACTCGGCATTTTATGGTGGACTATGGAATGTTCCAAGGAGGGCGTGAGGCCACAAATAAAAACTTAGAGCCTTTACCATTCGCCCCAAAAGATTTGGATTTTATTGTTTTGACGCATGCTCATATTGATCATAGCGGTCTCTTGCCACGTTTGTGTGCACAGGGATTTAAGGGTCCGATCTATTGCACCAAAGCCAGTTATGAGTTACTCAATATTCTGTTGCCAGACAGTGCGCATTTGCAGTTTGCCGATCTTGAGCGGGCAGAACGAAAAGCCAAGCAAGGCAAGTGGCATGGAGAGATGCCGATTGCCTTGTACTCTCGAGAAGAGGTGGAGATGACGCTGACGCAATTTGAGCCCCTTGAATACGGTCAAGTGCTTGAACTTGCACCTGGCATTACTTTGGAGTTTCGCAATGCTGGACATATATTGGGCTCGGCAATTGCGGTAATGGATATTCAAGAGGATGGCGCACAGAAAAAACGCTGTGTCTTTTCAGGAGATATCGGCATGAAAGGTAAGGTGCTTATGCCTGACCCTGATTTAATTTCGCAAGCTGATGTAGTGGTGGTGGAGTCTACTTATGGCGATCGTTTGCATCGCAGCTTAAGCGAGACCGAGGATGAGTTAGTAGAAGTAATCACTTCAACAATGAAGGCCCAAGGTAATGTCATCATTCCTGCATTTGCCGTAGGGCGTACTCAAGAGATTATTTTCTTGCTCATTGACTTGGTGAGAAAGGGCCGTCTTCCGCATTTGGCTATTTGGGTTGACTCTCCGATGGCAACTGCAGCTACCCATTTAACAGAGCGTTACTTCGCCCAACTAGATGTACAAACCCAATCCACCTTTGATTGGTACAAAAATAATCCTAGCGCTGTAGATCTCCGCTTTATTGCAGATGTTGAAGAATCTAAAGCACTCAATAAGATTAAGGGTGGTGCGATCATTATTTCAGCGAGTGGTATGTGTGATGCCGGCAGAATCATTCATCACCTCGCCAACAATTTACCGCGATCCCAAAACGCTATCGTCATAACAGGCTTTCAGGCTTATGGAAGTTTAGGTAGGCGCTTGGTGGATAAGGTGCAAAAGGTAAGGTTGTTTGGTGAGGATGTGCCAGTTAAAGCATCGGTCCATACCATTGGTGGTTTATCGGCCCATGCCGATCAAGCAGGTTTATTGGATTGGTTGCGCGGCTTTCAGTCACCCCCAAAAACCGCCTTCGTAGTTCATGGTGAGCCGGAGTCAGCTTCTGTATTTGCCGAATGTATTCGGGAAGATCTCGGCTGGAACAATGTGATCATTCCTGAGCGCATGCATACTTATGACTGCTAG
- a CDS encoding NAD(P)H-hydrate dehydratase produces the protein MPALPTKLDVLHSPDIVERLKRAPSEHKGDAGKAILIGGAPGMAGALLLAGKACLYLGAGWTIIDMLDPASAHADSEQAELMIRLAKEDAVKALNQSQPDVIAIGPGLGHSALAIEWLIASLNYPRAPLIIDADALNLIADSGDLLNALQKRNQQFPGQSILTPHPGEAARLLKSTTAQIQADRSQSLQNLVALTQSIIVLKGQHTLIAGPLHSAVQCEAGNPGMGTGGMGDVLTGSITAIAAQGVRHHLDLWDAGCIAVQLHAMAADSLVQKGVGPIGLTPSETILEMRRLLNKLL, from the coding sequence ATGCCTGCATTACCTACCAAGCTAGATGTACTTCACTCCCCTGACATAGTCGAGCGGCTCAAGCGCGCGCCGTCTGAGCACAAGGGTGATGCTGGTAAAGCTATCTTAATTGGCGGCGCCCCTGGGATGGCGGGTGCTCTACTACTTGCTGGCAAAGCTTGTCTTTACCTTGGTGCTGGATGGACCATCATAGACATGCTTGACCCCGCATCAGCTCATGCAGATAGTGAGCAAGCAGAGCTCATGATTCGTCTAGCAAAAGAAGATGCAGTAAAAGCATTAAATCAAAGTCAGCCTGATGTCATTGCGATCGGCCCAGGATTAGGTCATTCTGCATTAGCAATTGAATGGCTAATCGCATCCTTAAACTATCCTAGAGCGCCACTCATCATTGATGCTGATGCTTTAAATCTGATTGCAGACTCAGGCGATTTGCTAAATGCACTACAAAAGCGCAATCAACAGTTTCCCGGTCAAAGTATTCTGACACCCCACCCAGGGGAAGCCGCTAGATTATTAAAATCTACGACTGCGCAGATTCAAGCAGACCGTTCACAGTCACTCCAAAACTTAGTCGCCCTCACACAGTCGATTATTGTTCTCAAAGGCCAGCACACTTTAATTGCAGGGCCGCTACACTCTGCTGTTCAATGTGAAGCAGGCAATCCCGGAATGGGTACAGGCGGCATGGGGGATGTACTAACCGGTAGCATTACAGCTATTGCAGCCCAAGGCGTACGTCATCACCTTGATCTCTGGGATGCTGGCTGCATCGCCGTTCAACTCCATGCCATGGCCGCAGATAGCCTGGTTCAAAAAGGGGTTGGTCCTATTGGGCTCACCCCCTCAGAGACCATCCTTGAAATGAGACGCCTACTTAATAAGCTGTTATAA